A genomic stretch from Shewanella sediminis HAW-EB3 includes:
- a CDS encoding MFS transporter, with protein sequence MKSINNKNSDRTLSKGDAGLACSHIGAVKSAVKSPANASSSSGILPNGIVFYGWWIVLTSVIGLSLGYSVIAMSFGTFIKEFEETFGWTRGQISFGSTVIGITAILFFPYAGMLVDRYGVKNILLPSTFLFGLVMASMSLLTPSIWHFYAMCIFIPLLGAGTAPLTYSRLLVSWFDKQRGLALGIGLSGVGLGTAIVPLIASYFIEHYSWRQAYLAIGGLIILLVWPMAKFVLADKPNEKGLVADGMALSDDEASAKLQARVEQIDIKVGYTAKEAVKSKAFWLMLSSFFITGLTTSTLLVHLVPMMMDRGASLQEAVETFAYLGISVVGGRLIAGYLMDKFFAPYVVAIFMLGPILGLAAFSMGATGDMAAISIGLIGIAIGAEFDAIAYFTTQYFGKRSFGVIYGYGYSGFKLGASIGPLIMGLTYDRLGRYTEVLWAMSATMALGCVLILCMGAYPSLPVREISSKLGQKSSLGKRKVLSSKS encoded by the coding sequence TTGAAAAGCATTAATAATAAGAACAGTGATAGAACCCTTAGCAAAGGTGATGCAGGCTTAGCTTGTTCTCATATTGGTGCTGTAAAAAGTGCTGTAAAGAGCCCCGCTAACGCTTCAAGTAGCAGTGGAATTTTACCTAACGGGATAGTATTTTATGGCTGGTGGATAGTCTTAACCTCAGTAATCGGTCTATCTCTTGGTTACAGCGTCATTGCCATGTCTTTCGGCACGTTTATCAAGGAGTTTGAAGAGACCTTTGGTTGGACACGAGGTCAGATATCTTTCGGTTCCACCGTAATAGGTATCACAGCGATCCTTTTCTTCCCCTATGCCGGTATGTTGGTCGATAGATACGGGGTTAAAAATATCTTGTTGCCATCTACCTTTCTTTTCGGCCTGGTCATGGCCTCGATGTCACTGCTTACTCCATCGATATGGCACTTTTATGCCATGTGTATTTTTATTCCACTTCTTGGTGCCGGGACTGCCCCATTGACTTATTCCCGCCTGCTTGTGAGCTGGTTCGATAAACAACGTGGGCTTGCTTTGGGCATAGGATTAAGCGGTGTGGGATTGGGGACGGCTATTGTGCCGCTGATCGCATCGTATTTTATTGAACACTACAGCTGGCGCCAGGCTTATCTTGCTATCGGCGGCTTGATCATTTTGTTGGTGTGGCCGATGGCTAAGTTTGTGTTAGCCGATAAACCCAATGAAAAGGGGTTGGTCGCCGATGGTATGGCATTGAGCGATGATGAAGCGAGTGCCAAGCTTCAAGCGCGAGTCGAACAGATAGATATCAAGGTTGGTTATACCGCTAAAGAAGCGGTGAAGAGCAAGGCTTTTTGGCTGATGCTAAGCTCGTTTTTTATCACGGGGTTAACCACCTCGACCCTGCTGGTTCACCTCGTTCCTATGATGATGGATAGAGGGGCTAGCCTGCAAGAAGCCGTGGAGACGTTTGCTTATTTGGGAATCTCTGTTGTCGGTGGGCGGTTAATTGCGGGTTACTTGATGGACAAATTCTTCGCGCCCTATGTGGTGGCGATCTTCATGCTAGGACCTATTCTGGGGTTGGCGGCCTTTTCGATGGGAGCTACCGGAGATATGGCGGCAATCTCAATAGGTCTCATAGGTATTGCTATCGGTGCTGAGTTCGATGCCATAGCTTATTTCACCACTCAGTATTTCGGAAAACGATCTTTCGGGGTTATCTATGGTTATGGTTATTCAGGTTTTAAATTAGGTGCCAGTATTGGCCCACTCATCATGGGCTTAACCTATGACCGTTTAGGTCGCTACACCGAGGTGTTATGGGCCATGTCGGCCACTATGGCACTGGGTTGCGTACTCATTTTATGCATGGGGGCATATCCATCGCTTCCGGTAAGAGAGATTTCTTCAAAGCTGGGTCAAAAAAGCTCTTTGGGCAAAAGAAAAGTGCTAAGCAGTAAATCATAA
- the queG gene encoding tRNA epoxyqueuosine(34) reductase QueG — protein sequence MSDTPVSQSNFYTLSPGDLTRLALQIKQWGQELGFAQIGICDTDLTAQEPQLQQWLDNGYHGEMGYMESHGMMRARPHELHPGTTRVISARMDYLPPKAGFATNLSDPNLAYISRYAGGRDYHKMIRNRLKKLGQMIEAELLNLGASKPGFRPFVDSAPILERPLAAKAGLGWTGKHSLLLNQDAGSWFFLGELFIDLALPVDIPVVEGCNTCVACIKSCPTNAIVEPYIVDGRRCISYLTIELQGAIPEEFRPLIGNRIYGCDDCQLVCPVNNKAPLTNEHDFHTRDPLKQPQLLTLFGWSEAEFLKITEGSPIRRIGHKRWLRNIAVALGNAPASNDIVTALEQRKTSEEVDEVVIEHIDWALTQQQEKQLQEQASPNRKTQRVIRSVEKGLPRDA from the coding sequence ATGTCAGACACTCCCGTTAGCCAATCTAATTTCTACACTCTCTCGCCTGGCGATCTCACACGACTCGCACTGCAGATAAAACAGTGGGGCCAGGAGCTGGGCTTTGCCCAAATAGGAATATGCGACACCGACCTAACAGCGCAAGAGCCTCAACTGCAGCAGTGGTTAGACAATGGCTATCATGGTGAGATGGGCTATATGGAAAGTCATGGCATGATGCGGGCTCGCCCCCATGAACTGCATCCGGGGACAACACGGGTGATCTCTGCGCGCATGGATTATCTGCCACCAAAAGCTGGATTTGCCACCAACCTGAGCGATCCAAACTTAGCCTATATTTCACGTTATGCCGGCGGCCGTGATTATCACAAGATGATCCGCAACAGGCTTAAAAAACTGGGACAGATGATAGAAGCTGAGTTGCTCAACCTGGGAGCCAGCAAGCCCGGTTTCAGACCATTTGTCGACTCGGCCCCCATCTTAGAGCGGCCATTGGCCGCTAAAGCGGGTCTGGGCTGGACCGGAAAGCACAGCTTGTTACTCAATCAAGATGCCGGTAGCTGGTTCTTCTTAGGCGAGCTCTTCATCGACTTGGCACTGCCTGTTGATATTCCTGTGGTAGAGGGATGCAATACCTGTGTTGCCTGCATCAAATCATGCCCGACTAATGCCATAGTCGAGCCCTATATTGTCGATGGCAGACGCTGTATCTCCTACCTGACAATTGAACTACAGGGTGCGATTCCTGAAGAATTTCGGCCTCTTATCGGTAATCGAATCTACGGCTGTGATGACTGCCAGCTCGTGTGTCCGGTAAACAATAAGGCACCACTGACTAATGAGCATGACTTTCATACCCGAGATCCACTGAAACAACCCCAGCTGCTCACCCTGTTCGGCTGGAGCGAAGCCGAGTTTCTCAAGATCACAGAAGGCAGCCCGATACGCCGTATAGGTCATAAGCGTTGGCTGAGAAACATAGCGGTAGCCCTGGGAAATGCACCAGCCTCAAATGATATCGTCACAGCCCTCGAACAGAGAAAAACCTCTGAAGAAGTTGACGAGGTGGTCATCGAACATATCGACTGGGCACTCACTCAACAGCAAGAAAAGCAGTTACAAGAGCAAGCCTCACCCAACAGAAAAACCCAGCGAGTGATCCGCAGCGTGGAAAAAGGCCTGCCAAGGGATGCTTAA
- a CDS encoding dodecin — MSHTYKIIEIVGTSPISSDEAIKNAVKTAGQTLQHLRWFEVVETRGHLEAGLIAHWQVTLKIGFTLEPED; from the coding sequence ATGAGCCATACCTATAAAATCATTGAGATAGTTGGAACCTCGCCAATCAGTTCCGATGAGGCGATAAAGAATGCCGTTAAGACTGCGGGTCAGACATTGCAGCACCTTAGGTGGTTCGAAGTGGTCGAGACCCGCGGGCATCTCGAAGCTGGGTTAATTGCCCACTGGCAGGTGACGCTGAAGATAGGTTTTACATTAGAGCCTGAAGATTAA
- a CDS encoding alpha/beta fold hydrolase: protein MNRSIKFHLLSLSLIGIVAGCATTQYPVNNMQALTVTEQCQGSYWQDCVAYPFPVQYAQVKDAKGVEWQVAYMDEYAGDKSTPETVVLIHGKGVYGGYFGDLMKALLTQGYRVIVPDLPNYGKSIPGNLDNPVTRSLDDTRSAIHDLLANKLNIDKASFLGHSMGGQWVMGYALEYPQQVNKIVLEASGGMEEFPTSVAGLPFFGDEQKDSYESWEGIWGSTLKKEKAKTAEDIVLFNYFKAKNPKTGVIMDSPSGYFINKTPMTDYVTHARQYMIDNSSKEYNVYAQTYIRDIYSMGVEVRVEDPLSLVKRIDQITAPMLITYGEKEPFIPTTIFSGQQSLRWDVIKPVYDKLSSKGNEPTVVIYPNVGHFIHTDIPEQFHQDVIKFLAGDRISGAEKVSAYKPPVVMPPEEVTVFFDKFKRVLLSQSKANIATFYADDFVENGYDKSAFLAILYSQMAKVKDYKVSLVKFEKDPNVADEYFIEGMVNLGTISVPFKEGSKVRKTSDGWKWLGNRKS from the coding sequence ATGAATAGAAGTATCAAGTTTCACTTACTCTCATTATCACTTATCGGTATTGTTGCAGGGTGTGCAACGACTCAGTATCCAGTGAATAATATGCAAGCGTTAACCGTGACAGAACAATGCCAGGGAAGCTATTGGCAAGACTGTGTCGCCTATCCCTTTCCTGTGCAGTATGCGCAGGTAAAAGATGCAAAGGGAGTCGAATGGCAGGTGGCGTATATGGACGAGTATGCCGGCGACAAGAGCACACCTGAGACCGTCGTACTTATTCATGGTAAAGGCGTGTATGGCGGATATTTTGGCGACTTAATGAAAGCGTTACTGACTCAGGGCTACCGAGTCATAGTGCCCGACCTCCCCAATTATGGTAAGTCGATCCCTGGAAACCTGGATAACCCGGTGACACGTTCGCTCGACGATACCAGAAGCGCCATTCATGATCTGCTGGCGAATAAATTGAACATAGATAAAGCCAGTTTCCTTGGCCACTCCATGGGAGGCCAGTGGGTGATGGGGTATGCGTTAGAATATCCTCAACAAGTGAATAAAATAGTGCTTGAAGCATCGGGAGGCATGGAAGAGTTCCCAACGAGTGTCGCTGGTTTGCCATTTTTTGGCGATGAGCAGAAAGATTCTTATGAGAGTTGGGAAGGGATCTGGGGCAGCACACTGAAGAAAGAGAAAGCGAAGACGGCAGAAGATATCGTACTGTTTAACTACTTTAAGGCCAAGAACCCTAAGACTGGGGTTATCATGGACTCTCCTTCCGGCTACTTCATCAATAAAACCCCCATGACGGATTACGTGACTCACGCCCGTCAGTATATGATCGATAACTCAAGTAAGGAGTATAATGTCTATGCACAGACCTATATCAGAGATATCTATTCCATGGGAGTCGAAGTACGCGTAGAAGATCCACTGAGCCTGGTGAAGAGGATTGATCAGATAACGGCGCCAATGCTTATCACTTATGGAGAGAAAGAACCCTTTATCCCAACGACCATTTTTAGTGGTCAGCAGAGCTTACGTTGGGATGTGATTAAGCCTGTGTATGACAAGTTATCGAGTAAAGGCAACGAGCCCACTGTGGTTATTTACCCTAATGTCGGGCACTTTATCCATACCGATATTCCTGAGCAATTTCATCAGGACGTGATTAAATTCCTTGCTGGAGATAGGATATCCGGTGCTGAAAAAGTGTCAGCCTACAAGCCGCCGGTTGTTATGCCTCCTGAAGAGGTGACTGTTTTCTTTGATAAGTTTAAGCGAGTTTTGCTGAGTCAAAGCAAGGCTAATATAGCCACCTTTTACGCAGACGATTTTGTTGAAAATGGCTATGATAAATCAGCATTTTTAGCGATTCTATATAGTCAGATGGCTAAAGTTAAAGACTATAAAGTCTCTTTAGTTAAGTTCGAGAAAGACCCGAATGTTGCAGATGAGTACTTTATTGAAGGCATGGTGAACTTGGGGACTATATCGGTACCATTTAAAGAGGGTAGCAAGGTCCGTAAGACATCTGATGGTTGGAAATGGCTGGGTAACAGAAAGTCCTAA
- the phaZ gene encoding intracellular short-chain-length polyhydroxyalkanoate depolymerase has product MCQQIKTEKVILANGEQIYYRESGKGPVLVLLHGNMTSSFHLEEFIKSISSGVRVIAPDMRGFGLSSYKQPISSLNELSDDVADLLNQLNVEHYAIAGWSTGGGVAMQHCIDHREKVSQLVLMSSIGITGYPIKSNGGQGDYLKSKQAILDDPMFAPVFSAFENNDKAFVRGLWDMVVYNHKKPAAETYELLIDDVLTQVNLADIYFSLSVFNLSDDSNGVIHGNSQIHKFKTPTLILHGDDDLVIPVGTALNTHRELKECGELVSLKTYPNSGHSLFIDQIQDISHQVLTFIK; this is encoded by the coding sequence ATGTGCCAACAGATAAAAACTGAAAAAGTGATCTTAGCCAATGGCGAGCAGATATATTATCGGGAGTCCGGAAAGGGACCTGTTTTGGTCTTACTGCATGGCAATATGACTTCATCTTTTCATCTTGAAGAGTTCATTAAATCCATCTCTTCAGGGGTAAGAGTCATTGCTCCTGATATGCGTGGATTTGGATTGTCGAGTTATAAGCAGCCCATTTCCAGCTTGAATGAACTCTCAGATGATGTTGCAGATCTTTTGAATCAACTCAATGTTGAACACTATGCCATAGCTGGTTGGTCAACCGGTGGTGGTGTTGCGATGCAGCACTGTATCGATCATAGAGAAAAAGTCAGCCAGCTTGTACTGATGAGTAGCATAGGGATTACCGGTTACCCGATTAAGTCTAATGGAGGACAAGGGGACTACCTTAAGAGCAAGCAAGCCATACTGGATGATCCTATGTTTGCTCCGGTTTTTTCAGCTTTTGAAAATAACGATAAGGCTTTCGTTCGTGGTCTGTGGGATATGGTGGTCTACAACCATAAGAAGCCGGCTGCAGAAACCTATGAATTGCTTATCGATGATGTGCTGACTCAAGTGAACTTAGCCGATATCTATTTTTCCTTATCAGTCTTTAACTTAAGTGATGACTCTAACGGAGTTATTCATGGAAACAGCCAGATACATAAATTTAAAACGCCTACCTTGATCTTACACGGTGATGATGACTTGGTTATTCCCGTAGGCACAGCGCTAAATACTCATCGGGAACTGAAAGAGTGCGGTGAGCTGGTTTCGTTAAAAACCTATCCGAACAGCGGTCATTCTTTGTTTATCGATCAAATTCAAGATATCAGTCATCAAGTTCTGACTTTTATAAAATAA
- the phaZ7 gene encoding extracellular native short-chain-length polyhydroxyalkanoate depolymerase PhaZ7 — MIKGLKMHLWILPVLLISSSAHSVECNNHNGFICSDSNYQFSDNFINQDKYPDGGFGGGSCQANKTPVIFLHGNGDNAIGWALPPSVSPESYPQAPFSVYESFKQAGYNDCELFGLTYLSTKQRQSPQLNYHDASTQETIHQFIDNVLAYTGQTKVNIVAHSLGVSMALSSLYKHQAWDKIDRFINIAGAIRGLQSCLYTGYANALAPTCGSQNLYDANTFGLYPDNGSFSPLWGQNAWTGNYYSRSMRNLPSKHPENRFYSLTAGLHDQIHCTTTSGRSTCSKGALFTPETNVISQLQLGAGTTASALDFNFSDLSPYNLSGGDLDGVGHFNSKINSGAILVKMLTSDCKGTACAVDYVSGPVIDAF, encoded by the coding sequence ATGATTAAAGGTTTAAAAATGCATTTATGGATATTACCTGTACTATTAATATCTTCTTCGGCTCATTCGGTAGAGTGCAATAATCATAATGGATTTATCTGTTCTGATTCTAATTATCAATTTTCAGATAACTTCATAAACCAAGACAAATATCCTGATGGTGGATTTGGAGGGGGAAGCTGCCAGGCAAACAAAACACCGGTTATCTTTCTTCATGGTAATGGAGACAATGCCATCGGCTGGGCACTCCCACCGAGTGTCAGCCCAGAAAGCTATCCACAAGCTCCCTTTTCTGTCTATGAGTCCTTCAAACAGGCTGGCTACAATGACTGTGAGTTATTCGGGTTAACTTACCTCTCTACTAAACAACGACAATCCCCACAGCTTAATTACCATGATGCGAGCACACAGGAAACTATTCATCAATTTATCGATAATGTATTGGCATATACCGGCCAGACAAAGGTTAACATTGTCGCTCACTCTCTCGGCGTCTCAATGGCGCTCTCCAGCTTATACAAACATCAGGCCTGGGATAAAATCGACCGATTTATTAATATCGCCGGTGCCATTCGTGGACTGCAGTCATGTTTATATACCGGATACGCTAATGCATTAGCACCAACCTGTGGCAGTCAGAACCTTTATGACGCTAACACCTTTGGGCTATATCCCGATAATGGCAGCTTCTCACCACTGTGGGGACAAAATGCCTGGACTGGCAATTATTACTCTCGCAGTATGCGCAACCTACCTTCGAAGCACCCGGAAAATCGATTCTACAGTTTGACGGCTGGCTTACATGATCAGATCCACTGCACGACAACCTCCGGCCGAAGTACATGTTCAAAAGGAGCGCTATTCACACCAGAAACAAATGTCATTTCCCAACTACAGCTGGGAGCGGGCACAACTGCAAGTGCACTCGACTTCAACTTCAGTGATTTGAGCCCCTATAACCTATCCGGTGGAGATCTGGATGGTGTCGGACACTTCAACAGCAAAATTAATAGTGGTGCCATCTTAGTGAAGATGCTGACAAGCGACTGTAAGGGTACAGCTTGTGCGGTCGACTACGTAAGTGGCCCGGTAATCGATGCGTTTTAA
- a CDS encoding methyl-accepting chemotaxis protein: MFNSSLRNKLLLLALNPFLISISLLISVSYVFEQASLEDDVVTFRTQLIDERKNHIKEATEIAAGIVAYQLSLKPLGDVNQALRNIRFGNAGYFYIYDSNGKNIVHGLKSEYEGKNKIGLTDSRGTKILVGLLDAAKNGDGNYSYFYQKPGSSQEIEKIGFTMMLPNTDWMIGTGVYIDDIDNVVANYKATSTNQMKDKSIGILIIAFLLTGTTSLFVIFTAQHIVVPIKNMAANLNDIAKGEGDLTRRLNIKGEDEIAQLGRSFNLFVGKLQHIIGDVASATGKVRLAAKNISEQTKVMSGKLINHNSETDQVVTAMSEMSATANEVAQNTSLVADATHAATSDVTKAQGCVDSSLTEVSSLMMQIDNAAINVKSLSEQSHKIDSVLTVIGSIAEQTNLLALNAAIEAARAGEQGRGFAVVADEVRNLASRTQASTLEINEMLSKLHTSVSQAVKSMDDSQQSCIRSVDSSRAISDSLGAVTSAVTSINDMSTQIATAATEQSSVTEEINRNVFAIKDIVSDLLHSSEDADKVSQTVSLEGGNLSKLVGQFKIS; this comes from the coding sequence ATGTTTAACTCCAGTTTACGTAATAAATTATTACTTCTTGCTTTGAACCCATTTTTAATTTCAATTTCACTTCTTATTTCTGTTTCCTATGTCTTCGAACAGGCCTCGCTCGAAGACGATGTTGTCACTTTTAGGACTCAGTTAATTGATGAAAGAAAAAATCATATTAAAGAAGCAACCGAAATTGCTGCCGGGATAGTGGCTTATCAATTATCCCTAAAACCTCTAGGTGATGTTAACCAGGCATTACGCAATATTCGTTTTGGCAATGCAGGTTACTTCTACATCTATGACTCCAATGGTAAAAATATTGTCCACGGTTTAAAATCTGAGTATGAAGGGAAAAATAAAATAGGTTTGACAGACTCAAGAGGTACAAAAATTCTTGTAGGCTTGCTCGATGCAGCTAAAAACGGTGACGGTAATTACTCCTACTTTTATCAAAAGCCTGGCTCTAGCCAGGAAATCGAGAAAATTGGCTTTACTATGATGCTTCCTAATACCGACTGGATGATAGGAACAGGTGTTTATATTGATGATATAGATAATGTAGTAGCCAATTATAAAGCCACATCAACTAACCAGATGAAAGATAAATCTATTGGGATATTGATAATTGCATTTTTGCTAACCGGCACAACCTCATTATTTGTTATATTTACTGCACAACACATAGTCGTGCCGATTAAAAATATGGCAGCTAACTTAAACGACATAGCTAAGGGCGAGGGGGACTTGACCCGACGCTTGAATATTAAAGGTGAAGATGAAATCGCTCAGCTTGGGCGTTCATTTAACCTGTTTGTTGGCAAGTTGCAGCATATTATTGGTGATGTCGCCTCTGCTACAGGAAAAGTGAGACTGGCTGCTAAAAATATCAGCGAGCAGACTAAGGTTATGTCGGGTAAGTTGATAAACCATAACAGTGAAACAGACCAGGTAGTAACGGCGATGAGCGAGATGTCGGCTACAGCAAATGAAGTGGCCCAGAACACCTCCTTAGTGGCCGATGCAACCCATGCTGCTACCAGTGATGTCACCAAGGCACAAGGGTGTGTTGATAGCTCTTTAACCGAGGTCTCGTCCTTAATGATGCAAATTGACAACGCAGCAATCAACGTAAAATCTTTGAGTGAGCAATCACATAAGATCGACTCAGTCCTAACTGTTATTGGCAGTATTGCCGAACAAACAAATCTTTTGGCTTTAAATGCGGCTATCGAAGCGGCGCGGGCCGGAGAACAGGGCCGCGGTTTTGCAGTGGTTGCCGATGAGGTGCGTAACTTAGCCAGTCGCACTCAGGCCAGTACTCTGGAGATCAACGAAATGCTATCTAAGCTACACACCTCAGTCTCCCAAGCGGTTAAGAGCATGGACGATAGTCAGCAAAGCTGTATCCGCTCGGTGGATTCTTCACGGGCGATATCGGACAGTCTAGGGGCGGTGACTTCGGCAGTAACTTCGATCAACGACATGAGTACTCAAATTGCCACTGCTGCTACAGAGCAAAGTTCGGTTACTGAAGAGATAAACCGTAACGTCTTTGCGATAAAAGATATAGTGAGCGATCTACTTCACTCCAGTGAAGATGCCGACAAAGTAAGCCAAACAGTATCTCTGGAAGGAGGTAATTTGAGCAAGTTGGTGGGACAATTTAAGATTTCATAA
- a CDS encoding acetyl-CoA C-acetyltransferase, whose amino-acid sequence MRKVYIVGAKRTALGSFGGTLASVPAFELGGHAIKGAIAQADISARCIDEVVVGNVLSAGQGMGPGRQAARFAGIPDEVPAYSLNMICGSGMKTVIEAASKIKAGDAEIVVAAGMENMSSAPYLMSSNNRFGAKMGDQKLVDSMIHDGLTDVFNQYHMGVTAENIANKYEISRETQDQFALRSQQRACAAIEARRFENEVVPVEVMLRRKPVMFNRDEYPRTDATIESLAKLRPAFDKNGSVTAGNASGINDGGVAFVIASQEAVDEYQLQPLAEIVSYGQGGLDPAYMGLGPIPAIRQALQRADMPLDKVELLELNEAFAAQAIGVMHGLSEEHGVSLDWFDNKTNLNGGAIALGHPLGASGGRVLTTLLYEMQKQQCSYGLASLCIGGGMGTAVIIKRCVN is encoded by the coding sequence ATGAGAAAGGTATATATTGTCGGTGCTAAACGCACCGCACTAGGTAGTTTCGGTGGAACTTTAGCTTCTGTTCCAGCTTTTGAGCTTGGAGGTCACGCGATTAAAGGGGCGATTGCTCAAGCCGATATCTCTGCTCGCTGTATCGATGAGGTGGTAGTAGGTAATGTGTTGAGTGCGGGTCAGGGCATGGGTCCTGGCCGACAAGCCGCACGTTTTGCAGGCATACCCGATGAGGTTCCGGCCTACTCTCTTAATATGATCTGTGGCAGTGGTATGAAGACGGTTATAGAAGCGGCCAGTAAGATCAAAGCCGGTGATGCAGAGATCGTGGTCGCTGCGGGCATGGAGAATATGTCTAGTGCTCCATACCTCATGAGCAGCAATAACCGTTTCGGTGCCAAGATGGGTGACCAAAAGCTAGTTGATTCAATGATCCATGATGGACTGACAGACGTCTTCAACCAGTATCATATGGGAGTGACTGCCGAGAATATTGCTAACAAGTATGAGATTAGTCGTGAGACTCAGGATCAGTTTGCACTTCGGAGTCAGCAGAGGGCCTGTGCCGCTATTGAGGCCAGACGTTTCGAAAATGAAGTCGTGCCAGTTGAGGTGATGCTTCGTCGTAAGCCGGTGATGTTTAATCGTGATGAGTACCCTCGTACCGATGCCACAATTGAAAGTCTGGCTAAGCTGCGGCCCGCATTCGATAAAAATGGTTCGGTGACCGCGGGTAATGCTTCCGGGATTAATGACGGTGGTGTGGCATTTGTTATCGCATCACAAGAGGCGGTCGATGAGTATCAATTGCAACCATTGGCAGAGATAGTGAGCTACGGTCAGGGGGGGCTCGATCCCGCGTATATGGGACTTGGGCCTATACCTGCGATCAGACAGGCGCTACAGCGTGCTGATATGCCTTTAGATAAGGTAGAACTCCTCGAGTTAAATGAGGCCTTTGCTGCTCAGGCGATAGGTGTGATGCATGGCCTTAGTGAAGAGCATGGCGTCTCGCTCGACTGGTTTGATAATAAAACTAACCTTAATGGTGGCGCCATTGCCTTAGGTCACCCCCTAGGTGCTTCCGGAGGACGCGTATTAACAACACTGCTCTATGAGATGCAAAAGCAGCAGTGCAGTTACGGACTTGCCTCCTTGTGTATAGGTGGGGGAATGGGAACTGCGGTCATCATCAAACGATGTGTAAATTAA
- a CDS encoding beta-ketoacyl-ACP reductase, which yields MLANKVCIVTGGAQGIGRCIVETFAKQGALKVYACDMNHEAMVDLETQYSNVCAKQLNVCDRDAIKMLVAELKEVHGNIDVLVNNAGITRDNLLDRMSEDDWDMVVNVNLKGVFNMTQAVSPVMIESGVGSIITMSSVVGTDGNVGQSNYAATKGGVITMTKGWAKEFARKGAQVRANCVAPGFIETPMTIELPEKVLDYMKGKTPLGRMGKPQDIADGVLFLASDQASFITGQTLKIDGGLVI from the coding sequence ATGCTGGCTAACAAAGTTTGTATTGTAACAGGCGGGGCGCAGGGAATTGGGCGTTGTATCGTTGAAACATTTGCGAAGCAGGGAGCATTAAAAGTCTATGCCTGCGATATGAATCATGAAGCGATGGTAGATCTGGAAACTCAGTACAGTAATGTTTGTGCTAAACAGCTTAATGTTTGCGATAGGGATGCTATCAAGATGCTGGTGGCAGAATTGAAAGAGGTACATGGCAATATCGATGTCTTGGTTAACAATGCCGGTATCACACGGGATAATCTTCTGGACAGGATGAGTGAAGATGACTGGGATATGGTGGTCAATGTCAACTTGAAGGGCGTCTTCAATATGACTCAGGCGGTTTCACCTGTGATGATTGAAAGTGGTGTCGGTTCAATCATAACCATGTCATCGGTCGTCGGTACCGACGGCAACGTTGGTCAGAGTAACTATGCCGCGACTAAAGGCGGTGTGATCACTATGACTAAGGGCTGGGCAAAAGAGTTTGCTCGTAAAGGTGCTCAGGTTCGCGCGAACTGCGTCGCGCCCGGCTTTATCGAAACCCCAATGACCATTGAACTTCCGGAAAAAGTACTCGATTACATGAAAGGGAAGACACCACTGGGGCGTATGGGTAAGCCTCAGGATATCGCCGATGGCGTGCTGTTCCTCGCCAGCGATCAGGCCAGTTTTATTACCGGACAAACACTAAAAATTGATGGCGGCTTAGTGATCTAG